One Ictalurus punctatus breed USDA103 chromosome 10, Coco_2.0, whole genome shotgun sequence genomic region harbors:
- the cdhr5a gene encoding cadherin-related family member 5 isoform X2, which yields MERKYKLKSLNTAFSCMIVFLLHKSCLAEKICSVPSDPVTIKENNTIDAVVVHINTTTKNVTLTLTENPDNAFDLRGLDLIVKKRLDFETLLNPEALTVQIRCNKTGSKSITLSVLVQVENINDNPPSFAQSKYILDVNELTPINASVAQIEAKDDDSGVLYYALEPALNPYFRLENMYKPNILVNKTLDFDVIQQVTLTLYVQDTPPFSPPGQISFKATTTIIINIKDIDNRPPWFQPCTRISIGSAKICLSVGYKGRVNLTERQEGPLQLNPGPIYARDGDKSRNEEISYKIVRGNEDNIFQIDENTGNITMLKPADIAGPVSLTVLASQVSNRDQFASTSVNIEVMKKSRNPPKFERERYEAYVYSNSGPENMVLRDRTSNRPFRVRARDDDFANGINPDVRYEVQYSSYVNITTDGFVLLKKPVRTDSFALQVRAVDVSTGESGTAALSVVVLPPVGVQSPSEGYRAGDMALLGFVMAALLVLCLIVIGYLISRLKKRNPDTLKLSEHTQSTDGLRPRDSMQFTNDGFLNEAGMSRLAMRRADKRGKNQDAAPKWRMRVTPRERQKYCNSCGMRVHSNHVHRSSPALHPKAQGAKDQVRSILTKERRKDGQKMVWFKESEDSSDIEVEIIPDDIGLKHEEENEESSSLALKTSDMELSELTMMNIQDFDKQKENVSDHREPPDPDKTDQ from the exons ATGGAAAGGAAATATAAGCTAAAATCCCTAAACACCGCCTTCAGTTGCATGATAGTGTTCCTCCTTCACAAATCCTGCCTTGCTGAAAAAA TTTGTTCAGTTCCCTCAGACCCTGTGACTATTAAAGAGAACAACACAATCGATGCCGTTGTTGTCCATATtaacacaacaacaaagaacGTCACACTGACTCTCACCGAGAACCCAGACAATGCTTTTGACCTGAGGGGATTGGATCTGATTGTGAAGAAACGCCTGGACTTTGAA ACTCTGTTAAATCCTGAGGCGCTCACAGTTCAAATCCGCTGCAATAAAACAGGATCCAAAAGT ATTACTTTGTCCGTGCTTGTTCAAGTCGAAAACATCAACGACAACCCTCCTTCATTTGCCCAGAGTAAATACATTCTAGATGTTAATGAG CTCACACCTATTAACGCCAGCGTGGCCCAGATTGAAGCGAAAGATGATGATTCAGGCGTTTTATATTACGCCTTGGAACCTGCTCTG AACCCATATTTCCGGCTGGAGAACATGTACAAGCCAAATATTCTCGTCAACAAGACTTTGGATTTTGACGTCATCCAGCAGGTGACATTGACCTTATATGTGCAG gatACGCCACCGTTTTCACCACCAGGCCAAATCTCCTTCAAAGCCACCACGACGATTATAATCAACATAAAAGACATTGACAACCGTCCGCCCTGGTTCCAGCCATGCACGAGAATAAGTATCGGTTCTGCCAAAATCTGCCTGAGTGTTGGGTATAAGGGCCGAGTCAACTTAACAGAAAGACAG GAGGGACCACTACAGTTGAATCCAGGTCCGATCTACGCAAGAGACGGAGACAAAAGCAGAAATGAAGAGATTAGCTATAAAATTGttagag GAAATGAAGACAACATATTTCAAATAGATGAAAACACTGGAAACATAACCATGCTAAAACCAGCGGATATCGCAGGCCCAGTATCTCTCACAGTTTTG GCTTCCCAGGTGTCAAACCGTGACCAGTTCGCTTCCACTTCAGTCAACATTGAGGTAATGAAAAAGAGCAGGAACCCACCAAAATTCGAGAGGGAGCGCTATGAGGCGTATGTTTACAGCAACTCAGGCCCTGAGAACATGGTGCTCAGGGACAGGACTTCAAATAGACCTTTCAGAGTCAGAGCCAGGGATGATGACTTTGCAAAT GGAATAAATCCTGATGTACGATATGAAGTACAGTACAGCAGTTATGTCAACATAACCACAGACGGATTTGTGCTTCTGAAAAAACCTGTTCGGACCGACTCTTTTGCTTTACAG GTTCGAGCTGTCGATGTATCAACTGGTGAGTCGGGGACGGCGGCTCTGTCCGTGGTTGTCCTACCAC CCGTGGGAGTCCAGTCGCCCTCAGAGGGATACCGTGCTGGAGATATGGCCTTGCTGGGCTTCGTAATGGCCGCCTTGTTGGTTCTCTGCCTCATCGTGATTGGCTATCTCATCTCCCGTCTGAAGAAAAGGAATCCAGACACGCTCAAGTTATCAGAG CATACTCAGTCCACTGACGGGTTACGGCCAAGAGACAGCATGCAGTTCACCAATGACGGTTTCCTGAACGAAGCAGGCATGAGCAGGTTGGCGATGAGGAGAGCAGATAAGAGAGGCAAGAATCAGGACGCGGCTCCGAAATGGAGAATGAGAGTGACACCACGTGAGAGGCAAAAATACTGCAATTCCTGTGGTATGCGAGTCCACTCGAACCATGTGCACCGCAGTAGTCCAGCTCTCCACCCCAAAGCCCAAGGCGCTAAAGACCAAGTCAGATCCATCCTAACtaaagagagaaggaaggacGGGCAGAAGATGGTGTGGTTTAAGGAGAGCGAGGATTCCTCAGACATCGAAGTGGAGATCATTCCTGACGACATAGGACTTAAACACGAAGAAGAGAATGAAGAATCGTCTTCTCTGGCACTTAAAACCAGTGATATGGAACTGAGTGAGCTGACTATGATGAACATCCAGGACTTTGACAAGCAGAAGGAAAACGTTTCTGACCACCGAGAGCCACCAGACCCAGATAAAACAGACCAGTGA
- the cdhr5a gene encoding cadherin-related family member 5 isoform X1 has translation MERKYKLKSLNTAFSCMIVFLLHKSCLAEKICSVPSDPVTIKENNTIDAVVVHINTTTKNVTLTLTENPDNAFDLRGLDLIVKKRLDFETLLNPEALTVQIRCNKTGSKSITLSVLVQVENINDNPPSFAQSKYILDVNELTPINASVAQIEAKDDDSGVLYYALEPALNPYFRLENMYKPNILVNKTLDFDVIQQVTLTLYVQDTPPFSPPGQISFKATTTIIINIKDIDNRPPWFQPCTRISIGSAKICLSVGYKGRVNLTERQEGPLQLNPGPIYARDGDKSRNEEISYKIVRGNEDNIFQIDENTGNITMLKPADIAGPVSLTVLASQVSNRDQFASTSVNIEVMKKSRNPPKFERERYEAYVYSNSGPENMVLRDRTSNRPFRVRARDDDFANGINPDVRYEVQYSSYVNITTDGFVLLKKPVRTDSFALQVRAVDVSTGESGTAALSVVVLPPVGVQSPSEGYRAGDMALLGFVMAALLVLCLIVIGYLISRLKKRNPDTLKLSECLGPCLQHTQSTDGLRPRDSMQFTNDGFLNEAGMSRLAMRRADKRGKNQDAAPKWRMRVTPRERQKYCNSCGMRVHSNHVHRSSPALHPKAQGAKDQVRSILTKERRKDGQKMVWFKESEDSSDIEVEIIPDDIGLKHEEENEESSSLALKTSDMELSELTMMNIQDFDKQKENVSDHREPPDPDKTDQ, from the exons ATGGAAAGGAAATATAAGCTAAAATCCCTAAACACCGCCTTCAGTTGCATGATAGTGTTCCTCCTTCACAAATCCTGCCTTGCTGAAAAAA TTTGTTCAGTTCCCTCAGACCCTGTGACTATTAAAGAGAACAACACAATCGATGCCGTTGTTGTCCATATtaacacaacaacaaagaacGTCACACTGACTCTCACCGAGAACCCAGACAATGCTTTTGACCTGAGGGGATTGGATCTGATTGTGAAGAAACGCCTGGACTTTGAA ACTCTGTTAAATCCTGAGGCGCTCACAGTTCAAATCCGCTGCAATAAAACAGGATCCAAAAGT ATTACTTTGTCCGTGCTTGTTCAAGTCGAAAACATCAACGACAACCCTCCTTCATTTGCCCAGAGTAAATACATTCTAGATGTTAATGAG CTCACACCTATTAACGCCAGCGTGGCCCAGATTGAAGCGAAAGATGATGATTCAGGCGTTTTATATTACGCCTTGGAACCTGCTCTG AACCCATATTTCCGGCTGGAGAACATGTACAAGCCAAATATTCTCGTCAACAAGACTTTGGATTTTGACGTCATCCAGCAGGTGACATTGACCTTATATGTGCAG gatACGCCACCGTTTTCACCACCAGGCCAAATCTCCTTCAAAGCCACCACGACGATTATAATCAACATAAAAGACATTGACAACCGTCCGCCCTGGTTCCAGCCATGCACGAGAATAAGTATCGGTTCTGCCAAAATCTGCCTGAGTGTTGGGTATAAGGGCCGAGTCAACTTAACAGAAAGACAG GAGGGACCACTACAGTTGAATCCAGGTCCGATCTACGCAAGAGACGGAGACAAAAGCAGAAATGAAGAGATTAGCTATAAAATTGttagag GAAATGAAGACAACATATTTCAAATAGATGAAAACACTGGAAACATAACCATGCTAAAACCAGCGGATATCGCAGGCCCAGTATCTCTCACAGTTTTG GCTTCCCAGGTGTCAAACCGTGACCAGTTCGCTTCCACTTCAGTCAACATTGAGGTAATGAAAAAGAGCAGGAACCCACCAAAATTCGAGAGGGAGCGCTATGAGGCGTATGTTTACAGCAACTCAGGCCCTGAGAACATGGTGCTCAGGGACAGGACTTCAAATAGACCTTTCAGAGTCAGAGCCAGGGATGATGACTTTGCAAAT GGAATAAATCCTGATGTACGATATGAAGTACAGTACAGCAGTTATGTCAACATAACCACAGACGGATTTGTGCTTCTGAAAAAACCTGTTCGGACCGACTCTTTTGCTTTACAG GTTCGAGCTGTCGATGTATCAACTGGTGAGTCGGGGACGGCGGCTCTGTCCGTGGTTGTCCTACCAC CCGTGGGAGTCCAGTCGCCCTCAGAGGGATACCGTGCTGGAGATATGGCCTTGCTGGGCTTCGTAATGGCCGCCTTGTTGGTTCTCTGCCTCATCGTGATTGGCTATCTCATCTCCCGTCTGAAGAAAAGGAATCCAGACACGCTCAAGTTATCAGAG TGTTTAGGTCCATGCTTGCAGCATACTCAGTCCACTGACGGGTTACGGCCAAGAGACAGCATGCAGTTCACCAATGACGGTTTCCTGAACGAAGCAGGCATGAGCAGGTTGGCGATGAGGAGAGCAGATAAGAGAGGCAAGAATCAGGACGCGGCTCCGAAATGGAGAATGAGAGTGACACCACGTGAGAGGCAAAAATACTGCAATTCCTGTGGTATGCGAGTCCACTCGAACCATGTGCACCGCAGTAGTCCAGCTCTCCACCCCAAAGCCCAAGGCGCTAAAGACCAAGTCAGATCCATCCTAACtaaagagagaaggaaggacGGGCAGAAGATGGTGTGGTTTAAGGAGAGCGAGGATTCCTCAGACATCGAAGTGGAGATCATTCCTGACGACATAGGACTTAAACACGAAGAAGAGAATGAAGAATCGTCTTCTCTGGCACTTAAAACCAGTGATATGGAACTGAGTGAGCTGACTATGATGAACATCCAGGACTTTGACAAGCAGAAGGAAAACGTTTCTGACCACCGAGAGCCACCAGACCCAGATAAAACAGACCAGTGA